A single window of Psychrobacter raelei DNA harbors:
- a CDS encoding DksA/TraR family C4-type zinc finger protein: protein MAGGWARDGAEHEQMDATVNDALERARRALPSGESLLYCDECGEKIPKARRLALPGVEHCVKCQSEIEAHSKSQELYNRRGSKDSQLR from the coding sequence ATGGCCGGAGGATGGGCGCGTGATGGCGCAGAACACGAACAAATGGACGCCACAGTGAATGATGCTCTAGAGCGGGCTCGCAGGGCGCTGCCAAGTGGTGAAAGCCTGCTGTATTGTGATGAGTGTGGAGAAAAAATACCCAAAGCACGTAGGCTAGCGCTGCCTGGTGTCGAGCACTGCGTAAAATGCCAAAGTGAAATAGAAGCTCATAGCAAGAGCCAAGAGCTGTATAACCGCCGTGGTAGTAAAGACAGTCAGCTACGCTAG
- the purC gene encoding phosphoribosylaminoimidazolesuccinocarboxamide synthase, with translation MQLQKQDLLYKGKAKSVYETENSDYLILHFRDDTSAFNGERIEQLGRKGQVNNRFNAFIMQKLAEAGIETHFEKQLSDDEVLVKRLEMIPVECVVRNFAAGSLVRRLGLEEGQPLTPPTYELFFKDDALGDPMVNESLSVSLGWATPEQLAKMKDLTFKVNDVLKELFDAGGLMLVDFKLEFGVFQDRIVLGDEFSPDGCRIWDKETKKKLDKDRFRQSLGDVIESYEEVAQRIGVPMN, from the coding sequence ATGCAGCTTCAAAAACAAGACCTCCTTTACAAAGGCAAAGCCAAATCTGTTTATGAAACAGAGAACTCTGATTATCTGATACTTCATTTCCGTGATGACACCTCAGCTTTTAACGGTGAGCGCATCGAACAGTTAGGCCGTAAAGGACAAGTGAATAACCGCTTCAATGCGTTTATCATGCAAAAGCTTGCTGAAGCCGGTATTGAAACTCATTTTGAAAAACAGCTTTCTGATGATGAAGTATTGGTAAAACGCCTAGAGATGATTCCTGTAGAGTGTGTGGTACGTAACTTTGCTGCCGGCAGCTTAGTACGCCGCTTAGGTCTAGAAGAAGGACAGCCTCTTACACCCCCCACTTATGAGCTGTTTTTCAAAGATGATGCGCTAGGTGACCCTATGGTTAACGAATCATTGTCTGTATCTTTAGGCTGGGCGACACCTGAGCAATTAGCAAAAATGAAAGATCTTACCTTCAAGGTTAATGACGTGCTAAAAGAGCTGTTTGATGCAGGCGGTTTGATGTTGGTTGATTTCAAACTTGAATTTGGTGTGTTCCAAGACCGCATCGTATTAGGGGATGAGTTCTCTCCAGATGGCTGCCGTATTTGGGACAAAGAAACCAAGAAAAAACTAGACAAAGACCGTTTCCGTCAGAGCCTAGGCGATGTTATCGAGTCTTATGAAGAAGTGGCTCAACGTATCGGCGTTCCAATGAACTAA
- the bfr gene encoding bacterioferritin, with protein MKGSQKVIDYLNFLLGGELGARDQYFIHSEMYGEWHYGKLYDRIHHEMEDETLHAQAIIRRLLMLGGKPNMTVDPINIGSTVPEMLKLDLELEYKVQQHLKQGIALCEQEHDYVTRDILVAQLEDTEEDHAHWLEQQLRLIDMVGLPNYLQSQMGEISE; from the coding sequence ATGAAAGGCAGCCAAAAAGTCATTGATTACTTAAACTTCTTGCTCGGGGGTGAGTTAGGGGCCCGCGATCAGTACTTTATCCATTCAGAGATGTATGGTGAATGGCATTACGGTAAGTTATATGATCGTATTCATCATGAAATGGAAGATGAAACCTTACATGCCCAAGCCATTATCCGCCGTCTATTAATGCTAGGTGGCAAACCTAACATGACTGTAGATCCTATCAATATAGGTAGCACAGTACCTGAGATGCTGAAGCTAGACTTAGAGCTAGAATACAAAGTACAGCAACATCTAAAACAGGGCATCGCGCTGTGTGAACAAGAGCACGACTATGTCACCCGTGATATTTTGGTGGCTCAGTTAGAGGATACAGAAGAAGATCATGCGCACTGGTTAGAGCAGCAGCTTCGATTGATTGACATGGTAGGTCTACCAAACTACTTACAGAGCCAAATGGGCGAGATTTCAGAATAA
- the ompR gene encoding two-component system response regulator OmpR — MSDNKINNTDSLTHRILVVDDDARLRSLLQRFLEDDGFVVRTAHDGSQMDKLMQRELFSLVVLDLMLPGEDGIAICKRLREENSDIPIIMLTAKGSDSDRIAGLEAGADDYLPKPFNPKELLARIKAVLRRHSRELPGAPSQQVEVVEFGPWTLDLSTRTLKRDGNVVTLTTGEFSVLKALVQHPREPLTRDKLMNLARGREWGAMERSIDVQVSRLRRLIEDNPSQARYIQTVWGVGYVFVPDEEEA, encoded by the coding sequence ATGTCAGACAATAAAATCAACAATACCGACAGTTTAACCCACCGTATCTTGGTGGTTGATGATGATGCCCGTTTACGCTCTTTACTACAGCGCTTTTTGGAAGATGATGGCTTCGTGGTGCGTACCGCCCATGATGGCAGCCAAATGGATAAACTGATGCAGCGCGAGTTATTCTCCTTGGTGGTATTAGACTTAATGCTACCCGGTGAAGATGGCATTGCTATCTGTAAGCGCCTGCGTGAAGAGAACAGTGATATCCCTATTATTATGCTCACTGCAAAAGGCTCAGACAGTGATCGTATTGCTGGCCTTGAGGCGGGTGCTGACGACTATTTGCCTAAGCCTTTTAACCCAAAAGAGTTGCTGGCCCGTATCAAAGCGGTTCTGCGTCGTCACAGCCGTGAGCTGCCTGGCGCGCCTTCGCAGCAAGTGGAGGTGGTGGAGTTTGGCCCATGGACGCTTGATTTATCTACTCGAACTTTAAAACGTGATGGTAACGTGGTCACCTTGACCACAGGTGAGTTTTCGGTATTGAAAGCTTTAGTACAGCACCCTCGAGAGCCACTCACGCGTGATAAGCTGATGAATTTAGCACGTGGCAGAGAGTGGGGTGCTATGGAGCGCTCAATCGATGTGCAGGTATCGCGTCTACGCCGCCTGATCGAAGATAACCCTTCACAGGCTCGTTATATCCAGACAGTCTGGGGTGTGGGGTACGTATTTGTTCCTGATGAAGAAGAGGCCTAG
- the ubiG gene encoding bifunctional 2-polyprenyl-6-hydroxyphenol methylase/3-demethylubiquinol 3-O-methyltransferase UbiG produces MTQTHTDAISNTAATDNTASNLGNNVDMSEVGKFTQLASQWWDKQGPFATLHQINPLRLNWIEENVIRYTGTGLTGKTVLDVGCGGGILTESMARRGADATGVDLGLENLQAATIHAEQSGLTDRLRYKHIAIEQLAAEQPQSYDVITCMEMLEHVPDPSQIVQACYDLLKPGGVCVLSTINRNPKSYLFAIIGAEYVLRLLDRGTHDYAKFITPAELDKMAINAGFNRQDLIGLHYNPITKRYWLAQNVDVNYMMAVVKPA; encoded by the coding sequence ATGACTCAGACCCATACCGACGCAATCTCTAACACTGCTGCCACTGATAATACCGCCTCTAATCTGGGTAATAATGTTGATATGAGTGAAGTGGGTAAATTTACTCAACTCGCCAGCCAATGGTGGGACAAACAAGGTCCTTTTGCAACCTTGCATCAGATTAACCCGCTTCGTTTGAACTGGATAGAAGAGAACGTCATTCGTTACACAGGCACAGGGCTCACCGGAAAAACAGTATTGGATGTGGGCTGTGGCGGCGGTATTTTAACCGAATCTATGGCCCGCCGAGGCGCTGATGCTACCGGTGTGGACTTGGGACTTGAAAATCTACAGGCCGCGACCATACATGCTGAGCAAAGCGGCTTAACCGACCGCCTAAGATACAAGCACATTGCTATTGAACAATTGGCCGCTGAGCAGCCACAGAGCTATGATGTCATCACTTGTATGGAGATGCTAGAGCACGTACCTGACCCCAGCCAAATCGTGCAAGCCTGCTATGATTTACTAAAACCGGGCGGGGTGTGTGTGCTATCGACCATTAACCGCAATCCTAAGTCTTATCTGTTCGCCATTATTGGTGCTGAATATGTGCTGCGTCTACTTGACCGTGGTACCCACGATTATGCCAAATTCATCACGCCTGCTGAGTTAGACAAGATGGCAATTAATGCCGGCTTCAACCGTCAAGACTTAATCGGTCTACACTACAACCCCATCACCAAACGCTACTGGTTGGCACAGAATGTTGATGTCAACTACATGATGGCCGTCGTAAAACCCGCTTAA
- a CDS encoding thiol:disulfide interchange protein DsbA/DsbL — MKFYSQRGFALASLAAAVGLASMPAFAADYVAGKDYIVLDNPETISGDNIIVREFFWYGCPHCYNLDPYMLKWAKNKPSDVIFMQSPAALNPMWETNARGFYAAQLMGYLPQTHTKLFDAIHKDNKRLFDQASLSKWYASQGLDQKEFNKLYNSFAVSTKVARSKAGAMRYQITGVPAVVVHGKYVVQGEDGKVPKVVDYLVKKVRMDMKAGK, encoded by the coding sequence ATGAAGTTTTATTCTCAACGAGGTTTTGCTTTGGCCTCTTTAGCTGCTGCCGTTGGTTTGGCTTCTATGCCAGCATTTGCTGCAGATTATGTGGCCGGTAAAGACTATATAGTATTGGACAATCCCGAAACCATCAGCGGTGACAACATTATTGTACGTGAGTTCTTCTGGTACGGTTGCCCTCATTGTTACAATCTAGACCCTTATATGCTTAAATGGGCGAAAAACAAGCCAAGCGACGTCATCTTCATGCAGTCGCCTGCTGCGCTTAATCCTATGTGGGAAACAAATGCCCGAGGATTCTATGCCGCTCAACTTATGGGATATCTACCGCAAACTCACACTAAGCTATTTGATGCCATCCATAAAGACAACAAGCGTCTGTTTGATCAAGCTTCTTTATCTAAATGGTATGCAAGCCAAGGCTTAGACCAAAAAGAGTTTAACAAGCTATACAATTCATTTGCGGTAAGTACCAAAGTAGCGCGCTCTAAAGCAGGTGCTATGCGTTATCAAATTACTGGTGTGCCTGCGGTAGTGGTACATGGTAAATACGTGGTACAAGGTGAAGATGGTAAGGTGCCAAAAGTGGTGGATTACTTAGTCAAAAAAGTACGTATGGATATGAAAGCGGGTAAATAG
- a CDS encoding (2Fe-2S)-binding protein, with the protein MIVCICNNVKDRQIKAALASGVDSMDALKEALDVATCCGCCEPMVNDYLEEHHAMSYDSELVSQLAYAV; encoded by the coding sequence ATGATCGTTTGCATATGCAATAATGTTAAGGACCGCCAAATTAAAGCGGCACTTGCTTCGGGCGTGGACTCTATGGATGCCTTAAAAGAGGCCTTAGATGTGGCTACTTGCTGCGGCTGCTGTGAACCTATGGTCAACGACTACCTAGAAGAGCATCATGCCATGAGCTACGATAGTGAATTGGTAAGTCAATTGGCTTATGCCGTTTAG
- a CDS encoding HAD family hydrolase encodes MSTNYVKAVLFDLDGTLIDTAADFIRIIKRMSEQNGWQLPPSQAIREQVSAGAGAMVSLMLKHNEQPLTEEQIQHYRQQFLDEYEADICVDSQVFTELEPLLSFYEKSGIPWGIVTNKPRYLATKLLQSLALDERCSVLVCPDDVSNTKPDPEPMYLALEKLELPRGIANSVIYIGDHIRDVQAGSAAGMTTVLASYGYIPPEDQDDLEAWGADYIADTPKALVKLLRSKQFDYL; translated from the coding sequence ATGTCAACAAATTATGTCAAAGCCGTCTTATTTGATTTAGATGGTACTCTAATTGATACCGCCGCTGATTTTATCCGTATTATTAAGCGTATGTCAGAGCAAAATGGCTGGCAATTACCGCCAAGTCAAGCCATTCGTGAGCAAGTATCGGCCGGTGCAGGTGCTATGGTGAGCCTAATGCTCAAGCACAATGAGCAGCCGCTTACTGAAGAGCAGATTCAGCACTACCGTCAGCAATTTTTGGATGAGTATGAGGCCGATATCTGTGTTGACAGCCAGGTGTTTACAGAGCTTGAGCCACTGCTAAGCTTTTATGAAAAAAGCGGCATTCCTTGGGGAATTGTCACCAATAAGCCGCGCTATTTGGCCACCAAATTATTACAAAGCCTTGCTCTCGATGAGCGCTGCTCAGTGCTGGTCTGCCCCGATGATGTGAGCAATACCAAGCCTGACCCTGAGCCTATGTATTTGGCATTAGAGAAGTTAGAATTGCCACGCGGTATTGCCAACAGTGTGATTTATATCGGGGATCATATCCGTGATGTGCAAGCAGGTAGTGCAGCAGGCATGACGACGGTTCTGGCCAGCTATGGCTATATCCCGCCAGAGGACCAAGATGACTTGGAAGCTTGGGGCGCCGATTATATTGCCGACACGCCCAAGGCCTTGGTGAAACTACTGCGCTCAAAGCAGTTTGATTATTTATAA
- a CDS encoding YciK family oxidoreductase, which translates to MTQPVLTHEAIRTFNPEPNCLEGKTILVTGAGDGIGRVAALTYAKYGATVLLLGKTLSKLEAVYDEIEAAGGKQPAIMPMNLESASYSDMQQLANLIQSEIGTLHGVLHNAGILGTLTPLEMYDVVTFEQVMRVNTTATFMLTQVLMPLVTSVDNGSFVFTSSSVGTHPRAFWGAYALSKQAVEGMSDIFTQETQNTTSLRFNCINPGATRTNMRAHAFPGENPMSLKTAEDLMPAYVCLMSDASIGVRGQVIALQPK; encoded by the coding sequence ATGACTCAACCTGTTTTAACTCATGAAGCGATACGCACCTTTAACCCTGAGCCCAATTGTCTAGAGGGTAAAACCATCTTAGTCACTGGCGCCGGTGACGGCATTGGCCGCGTGGCTGCTTTAACCTATGCCAAATATGGCGCCACTGTATTACTGCTTGGCAAAACATTAAGCAAGCTTGAGGCGGTCTATGATGAAATAGAAGCCGCTGGTGGTAAGCAGCCAGCCATCATGCCGATGAACCTAGAATCAGCCAGCTATAGCGATATGCAGCAATTGGCCAATCTCATCCAAAGTGAGATTGGTACGCTGCATGGCGTGTTACACAATGCTGGTATATTGGGGACCCTAACCCCGCTTGAGATGTATGATGTGGTGACCTTCGAGCAGGTAATGCGAGTGAATACCACTGCCACCTTTATGCTCACTCAAGTGCTTATGCCCTTGGTCACATCTGTAGATAACGGCTCATTTGTGTTCACAAGCAGCTCAGTGGGTACGCATCCTCGCGCATTCTGGGGCGCGTATGCCTTATCAAAACAGGCGGTGGAAGGCATGAGTGACATATTCACTCAAGAAACCCAAAATACCACCAGCCTACGCTTTAACTGTATCAATCCTGGCGCCACCCGCACCAACATGCGCGCCCATGCCTTTCCCGGCGAGAACCCTATGTCATTAAAGACTGCTGAGGACTTAATGCCGGCATATGTCTGCTTAATGAGCGATGCCAGTATTGGGGTTAGAGGTCAAGTTATTGCATTACAACCTAAATAA
- the dapA gene encoding 4-hydroxy-tetrahydrodipicolinate synthase, producing MSNRYSDFKTQLQGSMVALVTPMKANGEVDYPRLANLIDWQIEQGTHCLVAVGTTGESATLSMQEHSDVIHFFVKHVNGRVPVIAGTGANNTQEAIHLTSEAKAAGADCALLVAPYYNKPTQEGLYQHYKAISEAVDMPQMLYNVPGRTVVDIAQETVERLADFDNIVAIKDATGSVERGKLLIDALGDRIVVLSGDDGTALELMKHGAKGNISVTANIVPKAMSDVFSAALKGDFETAKKVHDSIEPLHKLMFVESSPIPVKYALNKMGKIEKGIRLPMVWLNEKFHDQVDAGLRAAGLID from the coding sequence ATGAGTAACCGCTATTCTGACTTTAAAACCCAACTGCAAGGCTCAATGGTTGCCTTAGTAACCCCAATGAAAGCCAATGGCGAAGTAGATTACCCGCGCTTAGCCAATCTGATTGACTGGCAAATTGAACAAGGCACTCACTGCTTGGTTGCCGTAGGTACCACCGGAGAGTCAGCCACGTTATCTATGCAAGAACACAGTGATGTTATCCACTTTTTTGTGAAACACGTAAACGGCCGAGTGCCCGTAATAGCAGGTACTGGTGCCAACAATACTCAAGAGGCAATTCACCTAACCTCTGAGGCAAAAGCGGCCGGCGCCGATTGCGCCCTTTTAGTAGCGCCTTATTATAATAAGCCCACTCAAGAGGGGTTATACCAGCACTATAAAGCGATATCTGAGGCTGTAGATATGCCGCAAATGCTTTATAATGTGCCAGGACGTACTGTGGTCGATATTGCTCAAGAGACCGTAGAGCGTTTGGCAGATTTTGACAACATTGTCGCCATAAAAGATGCCACCGGCTCGGTAGAACGTGGCAAGCTATTAATTGACGCTTTAGGTGATCGTATTGTGGTGTTATCAGGTGATGATGGCACGGCGCTAGAGCTGATGAAACATGGTGCCAAAGGTAATATATCAGTAACGGCTAACATTGTGCCAAAAGCGATGAGTGATGTATTTAGTGCCGCCTTAAAAGGTGACTTTGAGACGGCTAAAAAGGTGCACGACAGCATTGAGCCTTTGCACAAACTTATGTTCGTTGAATCAAGCCCCATTCCGGTCAAATATGCTTTAAATAAAATGGGCAAAATTGAGAAAGGTATCCGCTTACCTATGGTGTGGTTAAATGAGAAGTTTCATGACCAAGTGGACGCCGGTTTGCGAGCTGCCGGTTTGATTGACTAG
- the bfr gene encoding bacterioferritin: protein MQGDKDVIRALNKVLGQSLIAINQYFLHARIAKNWGIEELNEAFYKQSIAEMKWSDALIERILLLEGLPNLQDYGKLFIGEDVAEMIECNVLLENQKFDTITESITLCEQKQDYVSRKLLLDLKDGNEDYVDWLDTQKDLIEAMGIENYIQAKIEDE, encoded by the coding sequence ATGCAGGGTGACAAAGACGTTATTCGTGCCTTAAACAAGGTGCTTGGCCAGTCATTAATCGCAATCAACCAGTATTTTTTGCATGCCCGTATTGCCAAAAACTGGGGTATTGAAGAGTTAAATGAGGCGTTTTATAAACAATCTATCGCTGAGATGAAATGGTCAGATGCGCTGATTGAACGCATCTTATTACTAGAAGGTCTGCCTAATTTGCAAGATTATGGCAAGCTGTTCATCGGTGAAGATGTGGCCGAGATGATTGAGTGCAACGTACTTTTAGAAAATCAAAAATTTGATACTATTACCGAATCAATTACACTGTGTGAGCAAAAGCAAGATTACGTGTCTCGCAAGCTGCTACTGGATCTAAAAGACGGTAATGAAGATTATGTGGATTGGTTAGATACTCAAAAAGACTTGATTGAAGCTATGGGTATTGAGAATTATATCCAAGCCAAAATCGAAGATGAGTAA
- a CDS encoding Tex family protein, with protein MNQTDTTTANTPTSQSSSNLPADVIANIHNKLAKELGIKPAQVDAFVKLYDEGATVPFIARYRKEKTQGLDDSQLRALEKGLHYERDMASRRAKILELLQSQGNLTEALQSRIEQATSKLELEDIYLPYRPRRRSLAAKARAAGLDKVAKTLLNNEVTPLDALSDYSLPETITDDTGAEIDVDFSDTEKQLAGVEAIIIDGWTQELELLDNLRSGFAKTATINSSLASDEKREVGEKFADYFEHSESLARLPNHRLLAMLRGRQENVLVLKVDGEDTPFVDKVINKFELENTKPQERHDFLITAANSLWKDKWRPHLEHRLLTEKRLAAEADAIDVFASNLQHLLMAAPAGRKVILGVDPGIRHGVKMAVIDAQGQVMQDGEGKPAIATVYPFAPDNKMDEAKATIAQLLKDHQVELVAIGNGTASRETDAMIKELIEADETITAKAVVVNESGASVYSASELASDELADLDVSIRGAVSIARRLQDPLSELVKVEPKAIGVGQYQHDVNQAQLSDSLDKVTQDCVNAVGVDVNTASPAILAHIAGLNRNVAQQIVNYRKEHGAFTNREQLKDVPRLGVKTFEQAAGFLRIRDGEEPLDATGVHPESYDLVKAILDKSGKSIADVLGNDSLINTLSTDGIDAANDDNISIAAIKQELSKPAHDPRPEFKTAQFRDDVNSVSDLEEGMQLEGVVTNVTGFGCFVDVGVHQDGLVHISEMANDFVEDPMNLVKPGDIVSVRVISIDAKRNRIGFSMKSEDAASAKRATSPQRSTDKNAENAATKPAKARKNSRAKPANKAARTANTRSDKPKPSKSAKPKAEEAKVGSLGALLQQAGLKK; from the coding sequence ATGAACCAAACCGATACTACAACTGCCAACACCCCTACCAGCCAAAGCAGCAGCAATTTGCCGGCTGATGTCATTGCCAACATCCATAATAAGCTTGCAAAAGAGCTGGGTATTAAGCCTGCGCAAGTCGATGCGTTTGTTAAGCTTTACGACGAAGGTGCTACGGTGCCGTTCATCGCTCGTTATCGTAAAGAAAAAACACAAGGCTTAGACGACAGCCAATTACGTGCTTTGGAAAAAGGTTTACACTACGAGCGTGACATGGCCTCACGTCGTGCTAAGATTCTTGAGCTACTGCAAAGCCAAGGTAACTTAACCGAAGCGCTGCAATCTCGAATTGAGCAGGCCACCTCTAAGCTTGAATTAGAGGACATCTACCTGCCTTATCGCCCTCGCCGCCGTTCATTGGCTGCTAAAGCCCGTGCTGCAGGTCTGGATAAGGTTGCTAAAACTCTACTTAATAATGAAGTCACGCCACTTGACGCCCTAAGCGATTACAGTCTGCCTGAGACTATCACTGATGATACCGGCGCTGAGATTGACGTTGATTTTTCAGATACCGAAAAACAATTAGCCGGCGTGGAAGCCATTATCATCGATGGCTGGACCCAAGAGCTTGAGCTACTTGATAACTTACGTAGCGGTTTTGCTAAAACTGCCACTATCAATTCAAGCCTAGCTTCTGACGAAAAACGTGAGGTGGGTGAGAAGTTCGCTGATTATTTTGAGCATAGCGAAAGCTTAGCACGCCTGCCCAATCATCGCCTGCTTGCGATGCTACGTGGTCGTCAAGAAAATGTATTGGTGCTTAAAGTCGATGGTGAAGATACTCCTTTTGTCGATAAAGTTATCAATAAATTTGAGCTTGAAAATACCAAGCCTCAAGAGCGTCATGACTTTTTAATAACTGCTGCCAACAGCTTGTGGAAGGATAAGTGGCGCCCGCATTTAGAGCACCGCTTATTGACCGAAAAACGTCTGGCCGCAGAAGCTGATGCTATTGATGTCTTCGCCAGTAACTTACAGCACCTATTAATGGCCGCCCCTGCCGGCCGTAAAGTTATTTTAGGTGTGGATCCTGGTATTCGTCATGGTGTAAAAATGGCGGTGATCGATGCACAAGGTCAAGTCATGCAAGATGGCGAAGGTAAGCCGGCCATAGCGACAGTCTATCCATTTGCCCCCGATAACAAAATGGATGAGGCTAAAGCAACTATTGCTCAGCTGTTAAAAGACCATCAGGTAGAGCTTGTGGCAATCGGCAATGGTACGGCCAGCCGTGAAACCGATGCCATGATCAAAGAGCTGATTGAAGCCGATGAGACCATCACAGCCAAAGCCGTCGTGGTCAATGAATCAGGCGCTTCTGTGTATTCTGCCAGCGAGCTTGCCAGTGATGAGCTCGCTGATTTAGACGTCTCTATCCGCGGTGCAGTGTCTATCGCCCGCCGTCTACAAGACCCCTTATCAGAGCTGGTTAAAGTTGAGCCAAAAGCCATTGGCGTGGGTCAATATCAGCATGATGTGAACCAAGCTCAGCTGTCTGACAGCTTAGATAAAGTGACGCAAGACTGTGTGAACGCAGTTGGTGTGGATGTCAATACCGCAAGCCCTGCTATCTTAGCCCACATTGCCGGTCTAAACCGTAACGTCGCTCAGCAAATTGTCAACTACCGCAAAGAACATGGTGCATTTACTAACCGTGAGCAGCTAAAAGATGTGCCCAGACTTGGGGTAAAAACCTTTGAACAAGCAGCGGGTTTCCTACGCATTCGTGATGGCGAAGAGCCGCTGGATGCTACCGGTGTGCATCCAGAGAGCTATGACTTGGTGAAAGCCATATTAGACAAGTCTGGCAAGTCAATTGCTGACGTACTGGGTAATGACAGCCTTATCAATACGCTAAGCACCGATGGTATTGACGCAGCCAACGATGACAACATCAGCATTGCCGCCATTAAACAAGAGCTTTCTAAGCCTGCTCATGACCCTCGCCCTGAGTTCAAAACAGCTCAGTTTAGAGACGACGTAAACAGCGTAAGCGATCTAGAAGAAGGCATGCAGCTTGAAGGCGTGGTTACCAATGTGACTGGTTTTGGCTGCTTCGTGGATGTTGGCGTACATCAAGATGGCTTAGTGCATATCTCTGAGATGGCCAACGACTTTGTTGAAGACCCCATGAACTTGGTTAAACCCGGTGATATCGTCAGCGTTCGCGTTATTTCAATTGATGCCAAACGCAATCGTATCGGCTTTAGCATGAAATCAGAAGATGCCGCTTCGGCCAAACGTGCTACTAGCCCGCAGCGCAGTACTGACAAAAACGCTGAGAATGCTGCGACTAAGCCGGCCAAGGCCCGCAAAAATAGCCGTGCTAAACCTGCCAATAAAGCCGCTCGTACTGCCAATACCCGCAGTGATAAGCCAAAGCCTAGCAAATCTGCTAAGCCCAAAGCTGAAGAGGCTAAAGTAGGCTCACTCGGTGCCTTGCTACAGCAAGCCGGGTTAAAAAAATAA
- a CDS encoding saccharopine dehydrogenase family protein — protein MSSDTASQDSRPYDIILYGATSFVGQLTAAYLHQFLSQANKDNADSVRWAIAGRNQDKLTQVKDQVGDSNLPILIADSEDSPSLDALASKSRVIISTVGPYLKYGEPLIKACVDNGTDYVDLTGEAIFIKAMLDKYQSAAQASGARIVNSCGFDSLPSDLGVLFTQNYAQQTLNAPCHTIHMRVKAAKGGLSGGTFASMATILEEVGTNKAARKLLANPYVLNDDPKRPNVRQNSVKVPEWDAQNKRWLAPFIMESINTRVVHRSNQLRGYEYGRDFKYDEAMWMPSGLKGRLLSYGLVAGMAGFAAGMIFKPTRDLINDKLLPQSGEGPNKQERDEGYFDIRFFGEGSHGKQVLTKVTGDKDPGYGSTCQMLSQSALCLLQDISKQEITGGFWTPASSMGERLIERLQAHAGITFEVL, from the coding sequence ATGAGCTCTGATACTGCCTCACAGGACAGCCGTCCCTATGACATCATACTTTACGGTGCCACCAGTTTTGTTGGTCAATTGACTGCCGCTTATTTACATCAGTTTTTATCACAGGCTAATAAGGATAACGCCGACTCAGTCAGATGGGCCATCGCTGGACGTAATCAAGATAAGTTAACTCAGGTCAAAGATCAGGTGGGTGATAGCAATTTGCCCATTTTAATTGCCGACAGTGAAGACTCACCAAGCTTAGATGCGCTGGCCTCTAAAAGCCGCGTAATTATCTCAACAGTTGGCCCTTATCTTAAATATGGTGAGCCATTAATTAAAGCCTGTGTGGACAATGGTACCGATTATGTTGACTTAACCGGTGAGGCTATTTTTATCAAAGCCATGCTTGATAAATATCAGTCTGCCGCTCAAGCGTCGGGCGCTCGCATTGTTAACTCATGTGGCTTTGACTCTCTGCCTTCTGATTTGGGCGTGCTTTTTACCCAAAATTATGCCCAGCAGACATTAAACGCGCCTTGTCATACTATTCATATGCGTGTCAAAGCAGCCAAAGGCGGCCTGTCAGGCGGTACGTTTGCTTCGATGGCCACTATATTAGAGGAAGTCGGTACCAATAAGGCCGCGCGCAAATTATTGGCCAACCCTTATGTGTTAAATGATGACCCAAAGCGCCCCAATGTTCGCCAAAATAGTGTAAAAGTACCTGAGTGGGATGCGCAGAATAAGCGCTGGCTGGCACCATTTATCATGGAGTCTATCAATACCCGCGTGGTACATCGCAGCAATCAGCTACGTGGCTATGAGTATGGCCGCGACTTTAAATACGATGAAGCGATGTGGATGCCATCTGGACTAAAAGGTCGCTTGCTAAGTTATGGCTTAGTGGCGGGCATGGCCGGATTTGCTGCAGGCATGATATTTAAGCCCACTCGTGATTTGATTAACGACAAGCTGTTACCACAATCTGGTGAAGGTCCAAATAAACAAGAGCGAGACGAGGGTTACTTTGATATTCGCTTCTTTGGCGAGGGCAGTCATGGCAAGCAGGTGTTGACCAAAGTAACTGGCGATAAAGATCCTGGATACGGCAGCACTTGCCAGATGTTATCTCAAAGTGCGCTTTGTTTACTACAAGATATCTCAAAGCAAGAAATAACAGGTGGGTTTTGGACGCCGGCGTCATCAATGGGCGAAAGATTAATCGAGCGTCTACAGGCGCATGCTGGTATCACGTTTGAGGTGCTGTAA